One part of the Treponema sp. OMZ 787 genome encodes these proteins:
- a CDS encoding ABC transporter permease, translating to MKKFLILFLAQLKRILKNISNTGMLIFFPFAMIILILIIGFILKPKETETSKKSTEYTVQMNETAYFVDDSGDLWENFFSGSESTIRPENREKELEKAKEKLAMGKIPGLIIIPKDFSEKISKGEKPELEILKTEESVVLDNRIQALNLSINAYLLDNFIKNSDLSEKKDSLLNNNINVVFKAQDNGNIISLGLKMMTLLVLYIILFGSNAIATDLIKFRETKMLARAIISPNSEFKIVGSFLSAFVFIQVVINMVVFVFATIVFKLEITGLPLIFLAVVSTSFFALSIAILVARIFKKESQLPLASNMTSLLTIVMFFLALIAVMPFVSIPPVFKNISMFSPLYWLMEMLEKEKLFPNILIVWAMCAAIFTAGSWRIKEFNNEIN from the coding sequence ATGAAAAAATTCTTGATTTTATTTTTAGCACAGTTAAAAAGAATATTGAAAAATATATCAAATACAGGAATGCTGATTTTTTTTCCTTTTGCGATGATAATTTTGATTCTTATAATAGGATTTATTCTTAAACCAAAAGAGACTGAGACTTCAAAAAAGAGCACTGAATATACCGTTCAAATGAATGAGACAGCCTATTTTGTAGATGATTCCGGAGATCTTTGGGAAAACTTTTTTTCGGGTTCCGAGTCTACGATTCGTCCTGAAAATAGAGAAAAGGAACTGGAAAAGGCTAAGGAAAAACTTGCAATGGGAAAAATACCGGGTCTTATAATTATACCTAAAGATTTTTCCGAAAAAATTTCAAAAGGAGAAAAGCCTGAGCTTGAAATTTTAAAAACGGAAGAAAGCGTTGTTCTTGATAATAGAATTCAAGCCTTGAATTTAAGCATAAATGCTTATCTTTTAGATAACTTTATTAAAAACTCGGATCTTTCCGAAAAAAAAGACAGTCTTTTAAACAACAATATAAATGTGGTATTTAAAGCTCAAGATAACGGAAACATCATAAGTCTAGGTTTAAAAATGATGACCTTACTCGTATTGTACATAATACTTTTCGGCTCAAATGCAATTGCTACAGATCTAATAAAATTCAGGGAAACAAAGATGCTTGCACGTGCAATAATAAGCCCCAATTCCGAATTTAAAATAGTGGGAAGTTTTTTATCGGCCTTTGTATTTATTCAGGTAGTAATAAACATGGTTGTTTTTGTTTTTGCGACAATAGTATTTAAACTGGAGATTACAGGGCTTCCCTTGATATTTTTAGCTGTTGTTTCAACAAGCTTTTTTGCCCTCTCCATAGCCATTTTAGTTGCCAGAATTTTTAAAAAGGAATCTCAGCTGCCCTTGGCATCGAATATGACAAGCCTCCTTACGATAGTAATGTTTTTCCTTGCACTGATTGCAGTGATGCCCTTTGTTTCAATTCCACCCGTATTTAAAAATATTTCCATGTTTTCCCCTTTATATTGGCTTATGGAAATGCTTGAAAAAGAAAAACTTTTTCCGAATATATTGATAGTTTGGGCAATGTGTGCCGCAATTTTTACGGCAGGCAGCTGGAGAATAAAAGAATTTAATAATGAGATAAATTAA
- a CDS encoding ATP-dependent Clp protease proteolytic subunit: MNFINETSENKKNKTNDEDALMQKFLNTRQIILAGEINKELSEKIVRQLLLMESLSATKPIYIYIDSPGGDADAGFAIFDMIRFIKAPVYTIGMGLVASAASIILLAASKERRFGMPNSHYLIHQPLSGIKGVATEIEIHAKELEKMRVKINKLIAEETGTDEKKVAKDTDRDCWLNAEESVEYGLISKIAKNRKDIPEK; encoded by the coding sequence ATGAACTTTATAAATGAAACAAGCGAAAACAAAAAAAATAAAACAAATGATGAAGATGCTTTGATGCAAAAATTTCTTAATACACGCCAAATAATTTTAGCAGGAGAAATAAATAAAGAGCTTTCTGAAAAAATTGTACGCCAGCTTTTACTCATGGAATCATTGTCTGCAACAAAGCCTATATACATTTATATCGATTCCCCCGGAGGAGATGCCGATGCAGGCTTTGCAATCTTCGATATGATAAGATTTATCAAGGCTCCGGTATACACAATAGGCATGGGCCTCGTTGCCAGTGCCGCCTCTATCATCCTTCTTGCAGCAAGCAAAGAACGCCGTTTCGGTATGCCTAACAGCCACTACCTCATCCATCAGCCCCTATCCGGCATAAAAGGCGTTGCAACCGAAATTGAAATACACGCTAAAGAACTTGAAAAGATGAGAGTCAAAATAAACAAGCTCATTGCAGAAGAAACAGGCACTGATGAAAAAAAGGTTGCAAAGGATACCGACAGGGATTGTTGGCTAAATGCCGAAGAATCTGTAGAATACGGTCTTATTTCAAAAATAGCTAAAAATCGAAAAGATATCCCTGAAAAATAA
- the cobU gene encoding bifunctional adenosylcobinamide kinase/adenosylcobinamide-phosphate guanylyltransferase encodes MITLITGGSRSGKSAYAEKLLDGIDDVVYIATAEIYDDEMRERVKKHIARRNPKWRTYEVFLNLEKAVKEEKHYLLDCITNLISRVLFQITGDKERPSEEDIQKTIDTALNQIKNLILEINKINGSLILVTNEVGSSIVPMHPVSRAFSDIQGIVNAKIAELADEVVLCVCGLPIKIKS; translated from the coding sequence ATGATAACACTTATAACCGGCGGATCAAGGAGCGGAAAATCAGCCTATGCCGAAAAACTTTTAGACGGAATAGACGATGTTGTCTATATAGCAACCGCCGAAATCTATGATGATGAAATGCGGGAAAGAGTAAAAAAGCATATTGCACGACGCAACCCAAAATGGCGTACATACGAAGTTTTTTTAAATTTAGAAAAGGCCGTAAAAGAAGAAAAGCACTATTTACTTGACTGCATAACAAATTTAATTTCTCGAGTTCTCTTTCAAATAACGGGAGATAAAGAGCGGCCGAGCGAAGAAGACATACAAAAAACAATAGATACCGCATTAAACCAAATTAAAAATCTTATTTTAGAAATAAACAAAATAAACGGCTCCTTAATTCTTGTAACAAATGAGGTAGGCTCATCTATTGTACCTATGCACCCTGTATCAAGAGCTTTTTCGGATATTCAGGGAATAGTAAATGCAAAAATTGCCGAACTTGCAGATGAGGTTGTGCTCTGCGTATGCGGTTTGCCGATAAAAATAAAATCTTAA
- the cobS gene encoding adenosylcobinamide-GDP ribazoletransferase: MKGFILALQFFTRIPINLNVDFNEKNIKRAFYFFPLIGGIIASLVLIPIYFLPQKYLEISGFFSLLLYLFLTGGIHLDGVGDTVDGFFSVRKKEKILEIMQDPRIGTYGTIGLNVFLLLRYINYSTIMPDAGLLILAGIISRLSGLAVVVFSKPAKDTGLGALFHKAASKAGFFFWLIIVCLLSLFAPEIAGFSKIQGVFIFAERIKYLLFPAIALILTFIVIRISYKKIGGTTGDVNGFIVELTELALLSSSFFIKI; the protein is encoded by the coding sequence ATGAAAGGATTTATCTTAGCATTGCAGTTTTTTACACGCATACCCATAAATCTCAATGTAGACTTTAACGAAAAAAATATTAAAAGAGCCTTTTATTTTTTCCCTCTTATAGGCGGAATTATTGCAAGCCTTGTGCTCATCCCAATCTATTTTCTTCCGCAAAAGTATCTTGAAATATCGGGCTTCTTCAGCTTACTCCTATACTTGTTTTTAACAGGCGGTATTCACCTTGACGGAGTTGGAGACACCGTAGACGGTTTTTTTTCTGTAAGAAAAAAAGAAAAAATATTGGAAATTATGCAGGATCCGAGAATTGGAACTTATGGAACAATAGGCCTCAATGTTTTTTTGCTTCTTAGATACATAAATTATTCTACCATAATGCCCGATGCAGGACTTCTTATATTAGCGGGAATAATTTCGAGGCTTTCAGGTTTGGCGGTTGTAGTTTTTTCAAAGCCTGCAAAGGATACGGGTCTCGGCGCCCTATTTCATAAAGCGGCCTCCAAGGCCGGTTTTTTCTTTTGGCTCATAATCGTATGCCTCCTTTCGCTTTTTGCTCCTGAGATAGCAGGATTTTCAAAAATTCAAGGAGTCTTTATTTTTGCAGAGCGTATAAAATATTTACTCTTTCCGGCAATCGCACTCATTCTAACATTTATCGTAATAAGAATTTCATACAAAAAAATCGGCGGCACAACAGGCGACGTAAACGGTTTTATTGTCGAATTAACGGAACTTGCTCTTTTAAGTTCAAGTTTTTTTATAAAGATATAA
- a CDS encoding D-alanine--D-alanine ligase family protein, producing MNIAIIYGGKSSEHEVSLKSASSIIRTIDKKHRLHLIGISKTGAWYLHDDAERERIIKNEKAVLKIKKDEAKRVTLIPGGGTKKGLKAGDEFLPTDAVFAVLHGRFGEDGTIQGLFEMADLPYVGGDVMSTSISMDKEKTKMIWDYSGLPIVPYIAIKKQDWDDPEKKKTLLARAEKDLEYPLFIKPCRAGSSVGAGMVKNRTELLEQAEESFLWDNKILIEACIEAREVECSVTGNTKTIAYIPGEIIPTHKFYDYEAKYTDPNGAELKIPADLTESQRKTIRETAIKAYEALDLSGLSRVDFFIDKRTGKIYLNEVNTIPGFTSISMFPKMCGASGLPYNELIMHLIELAIDRFKTDRKLKTCRQS from the coding sequence ATGAATATAGCAATCATCTACGGCGGAAAATCCAGCGAGCATGAGGTTTCTTTAAAATCAGCATCATCGATTATAAGAACAATAGATAAAAAACACAGGCTTCACCTTATAGGAATTTCCAAAACCGGAGCATGGTATTTACATGATGACGCAGAAAGAGAACGCATTATAAAAAACGAAAAGGCCGTTTTAAAAATAAAAAAAGATGAGGCAAAGAGAGTAACCCTTATTCCGGGAGGAGGCACAAAAAAAGGCTTAAAAGCAGGAGACGAGTTTTTACCGACCGATGCAGTCTTTGCCGTTTTACACGGAAGATTCGGCGAGGACGGCACAATCCAAGGTCTATTTGAAATGGCAGATCTCCCCTATGTAGGGGGCGATGTAATGTCCACAAGCATATCAATGGATAAGGAAAAAACAAAGATGATTTGGGATTATTCGGGCCTTCCCATCGTGCCTTACATAGCAATCAAAAAACAGGACTGGGATGATCCCGAAAAGAAAAAGACTCTCTTGGCAAGAGCCGAAAAGGATTTGGAATATCCCCTCTTTATAAAACCCTGCAGGGCAGGAAGCTCTGTAGGAGCCGGAATGGTAAAAAACAGAACAGAACTTTTGGAGCAGGCAGAAGAATCTTTTTTATGGGATAATAAAATTTTAATTGAAGCCTGTATTGAAGCGAGAGAAGTAGAATGTTCAGTTACAGGTAACACAAAAACGATAGCCTACATTCCGGGAGAAATAATTCCTACCCATAAATTTTATGACTATGAAGCAAAGTATACTGATCCTAACGGAGCTGAGTTAAAGATTCCGGCCGACTTAACCGAGAGTCAAAGAAAAACAATCAGAGAAACAGCTATCAAGGCCTATGAAGCCTTGGATCTTTCAGGCCTTTCCCGTGTAGATTTTTTTATCGATAAAAGAACCGGAAAGATATACTTAAACGAGGTAAACACTATTCCCGGCTTTACCTCAATTTCGATGTTTCCTAAAATGTGCGGAGCTTCAGGCCTTCCATACAATGAGCTTATTATGCACTTGATTGAACTTGCAATCGATAGATTTAAGACAGACAGGAAACTTAAAACATGCCGTCAATCTTAA
- a CDS encoding histidine phosphatase family protein → MKIVLIRHGITVTNKKKIFSFDDSLLAEEAYPMLDELKPRLKEFASFKVYSSPFKRALQTAEYLGLKNIQTDKRLQEYNFGIFKGFTFEEAQAKYPIEAKNWIENNDTIAPPDGETSFDHFKRTAEFLEETALKDEDIIIVTHYGTITMALAWALDNFSLRNKFAPKNSAISILEVFLSDNKNEIAYKGIETVNAF, encoded by the coding sequence ATGAAGATAGTTTTAATAAGACACGGAATAACGGTAACAAATAAAAAAAAGATTTTTAGTTTTGATGACAGTCTATTAGCCGAAGAAGCCTACCCCATGCTTGACGAGTTAAAACCCAGGCTAAAAGAATTTGCTTCGTTTAAGGTTTATTCTAGTCCTTTTAAAAGAGCCTTGCAAACAGCCGAGTACCTAGGGCTTAAAAATATTCAAACCGATAAAAGACTTCAAGAATATAATTTCGGTATTTTTAAGGGTTTCACATTTGAAGAAGCTCAGGCAAAATATCCTATTGAAGCAAAAAACTGGATCGAAAATAACGATACCATAGCCCCTCCTGATGGCGAAACATCCTTTGACCATTTTAAAAGAACTGCAGAATTTTTAGAAGAGACAGCCTTAAAAGATGAAGACATCATAATCGTAACACACTACGGCACAATAACTATGGCTCTCGCCTGGGCCTTGGATAATTTTTCTTTAAGAAATAAATTTGCTCCTAAAAATTCGGCAATCAGCATCTTAGAAGTTTTTTTATCGGATAATAAAAATGAGATTGCGTATAAGGGTATTGAAACTGTTAATGCGTTTTAA
- the malQ gene encoding 4-alpha-glucanotransferase codes for MKRLSGIILHPTSLPNNEGVGTIGKEAFAFIDWLKTTRTGIWQMLPIGPTGYGDSPYASFSAFAGNPYLISLEALYEKGFLQDKDFNEYKKTVQENTNPERVDFGLIHYHKTRMLKKAAAFLSQKTKTDSSLKEELEKFYQEESFWLEGYAAFMTIKEDYEDRANKENLPQGIWSGAWPKPLALNKEKPVQEFLNEHSEEYEIQKIIQFFFFSQWKKLKEYAEENGIQLVGDIPIFAAMDSADVWQNQKLFLLDKEAKPKAVAGVPPDFFSPTGQLWGNPLYDWAKMKKDGYLWWKSRIRHTLKLFDIIRLDHFRGFEAFWAIPQGAQTAQEGKWVKGPDHHFFEEVQKDLISLDEKYRAELPILSEDLGVITPEVARLRDDFHFPTMKILQFAFDLNELKGEKLTNPYLPHNHKKNCAVYTGSHDNDTIMGWLEGSSEEMLKFIYTYLYGKKVDERICSILQTFEFKKELASEIIRTTFSSVADFAGVQMQDLLFLNSEARMNAPSTLGTNWQWRLTDGYENCDMTEKLQLWNVLYNRD; via the coding sequence ATGAAAAGACTTTCAGGCATCATCTTACATCCTACATCACTTCCGAATAATGAAGGAGTAGGTACAATAGGCAAAGAAGCTTTTGCCTTTATAGATTGGCTAAAAACAACAAGGACAGGAATTTGGCAGATGCTTCCTATAGGTCCCACAGGTTACGGAGATTCTCCCTACGCATCTTTTTCGGCCTTTGCAGGGAACCCATATCTTATAAGCCTTGAAGCTCTTTATGAAAAAGGCTTTTTACAAGATAAAGATTTTAACGAATACAAAAAAACAGTACAAGAAAATACTAATCCTGAAAGAGTTGACTTCGGTTTGATCCATTATCATAAAACAAGGATGCTAAAAAAAGCCGCAGCATTTTTATCTCAAAAAACAAAAACGGACTCATCATTAAAAGAAGAACTTGAGAAATTCTATCAAGAAGAAAGTTTTTGGCTGGAAGGCTATGCCGCCTTTATGACAATTAAAGAAGACTATGAAGATAGAGCAAATAAAGAAAATCTGCCTCAAGGAATTTGGAGCGGTGCTTGGCCTAAACCTCTTGCCTTAAATAAAGAAAAACCTGTTCAAGAATTTTTAAACGAGCACTCCGAAGAGTATGAAATCCAAAAGATTATACAGTTTTTCTTTTTTTCGCAGTGGAAAAAATTAAAAGAATATGCTGAAGAAAACGGCATACAACTTGTAGGCGACATTCCGATATTTGCGGCAATGGATTCGGCCGATGTTTGGCAAAATCAAAAATTATTTTTACTGGACAAGGAAGCTAAACCTAAGGCCGTCGCGGGCGTTCCTCCCGATTTTTTCAGCCCTACAGGACAGCTCTGGGGCAACCCTCTTTACGACTGGGCTAAGATGAAAAAAGACGGCTACCTTTGGTGGAAGAGCCGCATACGGCACACCTTAAAACTTTTTGACATAATCAGGTTAGATCACTTCAGGGGCTTTGAAGCCTTTTGGGCAATCCCTCAAGGGGCACAAACAGCACAAGAAGGAAAATGGGTTAAGGGACCTGACCATCATTTTTTTGAAGAAGTACAAAAGGATCTGATTTCGTTGGATGAAAAATACAGGGCAGAGCTCCCTATTTTATCCGAAGACCTTGGAGTGATAACACCCGAAGTTGCCCGCCTGCGGGATGATTTTCATTTTCCGACGATGAAGATACTGCAATTTGCCTTCGACCTAAACGAATTAAAAGGAGAAAAACTGACTAACCCCTATCTGCCTCATAACCACAAAAAAAATTGTGCCGTATATACCGGCTCCCACGATAACGACACCATCATGGGTTGGCTTGAAGGTTCTTCCGAGGAGATGCTGAAATTTATTTATACCTATCTTTACGGAAAAAAAGTGGATGAAAGGATTTGCTCTATTTTACAAACTTTTGAATTTAAAAAAGAATTAGCCTCCGAAATAATCCGCACAACATTTTCTTCCGTCGCCGATTTTGCTGGCGTTCAGATGCAGGATCTTTTATTTTTAAATTCGGAAGCAAGAATGAACGCTCCATCGACTCTGGGTACAAACTGGCAATGGAGACTGACCGATGGTTACGAAAACTGCGATATGACCGAAAAACTTCAACTTTGGAATGTCTTGTACAATAGGGACTGA
- a CDS encoding sensor histidine kinase, whose amino-acid sequence MKNKFFIFIHYFLIASSLIQISISGDKLSGVQFLLYLCFIILFNLRLFYINNKTVLFFILCLTDWTLCLLLHITGAEIPFLLFLIPLIDSFYYNSKPYTYILGTAGLGVCVFSLRNFDIGTIVNYTALFILSGGVLEYFKINQNKSIYFQNKIEELDIQKEELLNSIHDLEIYNESIEDLMTLKERNRISREIHDSVGHGLSTMIIQLNALYAAAKNNTDDLPQKILDLNSFAKKNLEEVRFALRELKPIDYNKYETIILIHNLINEFKKMTNINVQFTFSKNIWSLNEKQSHAVYKAVQEFLSNSAKYGKASKIIIHFSYTETSLIVTMKDNGVGCTEIKKGIGLKAIEERVKETDGTVYYESLPAVKGFFMRLVFFKNRTL is encoded by the coding sequence ATGAAAAATAAGTTTTTTATTTTTATTCATTATTTTTTAATAGCATCAAGCCTTATTCAAATAAGCATAAGCGGAGATAAACTTAGCGGAGTTCAATTTTTATTATATCTTTGTTTTATTATTTTATTTAATCTTAGACTTTTCTATATAAATAATAAGACCGTTCTTTTTTTTATTCTTTGCTTAACCGATTGGACTCTTTGTTTATTACTGCATATAACCGGTGCCGAAATTCCGTTTCTCCTCTTTTTAATTCCTTTGATAGATAGTTTTTATTATAATTCAAAGCCTTATACCTATATCCTCGGCACGGCAGGACTTGGAGTCTGCGTATTTTCATTAAGAAATTTTGATATAGGAACAATAGTAAACTATACGGCTCTTTTTATTTTAAGCGGAGGAGTTTTAGAATATTTTAAAATCAATCAAAACAAAAGTATTTATTTCCAAAATAAAATAGAAGAACTTGATATCCAAAAAGAAGAGCTTTTAAATTCCATTCATGATTTGGAAATATACAATGAGTCGATCGAAGATCTTATGACCTTAAAGGAAAGAAACCGCATATCACGGGAAATACACGACAGTGTAGGACACGGACTTTCTACAATGATTATTCAGCTAAATGCACTCTATGCTGCCGCAAAAAACAACACCGATGATTTACCCCAAAAGATTTTAGATTTAAATTCCTTTGCCAAAAAAAATTTAGAAGAAGTCAGATTTGCTTTGAGAGAATTAAAACCGATAGACTATAACAAGTATGAAACAATAATTTTAATTCATAACCTGATAAACGAATTTAAAAAAATGACAAATATAAATGTACAGTTTACCTTTTCAAAAAATATTTGGAGTTTAAACGAAAAACAAAGCCACGCAGTATATAAGGCTGTACAGGAGTTTTTATCCAACTCTGCAAAATACGGCAAGGCTTCAAAAATCATAATTCATTTTTCCTATACAGAGACCTCTCTCATAGTAACCATGAAAGATAACGGTGTCGGCTGTACCGAAATCAAAAAAGGAATAGGCTTAAAAGCTATCGAAGAAAGAGTAAAAGAAACTGATGGAACGGTTTACTATGAAAGTCTTCCCGCTGTAAAAGGATTTTTTATGCGGCTGGTGTTTTTTAAAAATAGAACGCTTTAA